A region from the Algoriphagus machipongonensis genome encodes:
- a CDS encoding sensor histidine kinase, whose translation MIIFCLYLGLWLYYSQDLWLAPAILGFIAMVQIGELIYYVNSVNHKLARFLDSIRYTDFSSSFTSDSQMGQSFREVNMAFNEVMNVFKQTRAEKEEQMLFLQVIIQHINSGIISFNAEGKIGVINNAAKHLLQIPQFRDISDLGKLSKGLLEQVMEMKPGQRVSYRVNPNLHLIIQSTSLKMGGLSWTLLSLQNINAELQSNELEAWQNLTKVLRHEIMNSITPISSLVDSLSTILEEDSYVQKEGFLIKKDGYQDIQEGLDTIANRSKGLVNFVNAYRDYTNIPLPKKELVSVKSLFENVLILMKEDLKGSDIKIKTDIQPDDLSILCDHDQITMILINLMKNASESIQNHKERTIWLSAISQGDLGTMLRVEDHGPGIIPEALERIFVPFYTTKKTGSGIGLAISRQIMNLHRGSLQVTSIPGEKTVFTLNFR comes from the coding sequence ATGATCATCTTCTGCCTCTACTTGGGGCTTTGGCTTTATTACAGTCAAGATCTCTGGCTTGCTCCCGCCATTTTAGGGTTTATTGCCATGGTTCAAATTGGTGAACTGATTTACTATGTAAATTCAGTCAACCATAAGCTTGCCCGTTTCTTGGACTCTATTCGATATACAGATTTCTCCAGCTCTTTTACCTCGGATAGTCAAATGGGCCAGTCTTTTCGGGAGGTAAACATGGCTTTCAACGAAGTCATGAATGTGTTCAAGCAAACGAGAGCGGAAAAGGAGGAACAAATGCTGTTCCTTCAAGTAATTATTCAGCACATTAACTCTGGTATTATCTCTTTCAATGCAGAAGGGAAAATCGGGGTAATTAATAATGCCGCGAAACATCTGTTACAAATCCCCCAATTTCGGGACATCTCTGATTTAGGGAAGCTTTCTAAAGGTTTATTGGAACAGGTCATGGAGATGAAACCCGGCCAGCGTGTTTCTTATCGAGTGAACCCCAACCTTCATTTGATCATACAGTCCACCTCCTTAAAAATGGGTGGGTTAAGTTGGACCTTGCTCTCTTTGCAAAACATTAATGCAGAACTTCAATCCAATGAATTGGAGGCCTGGCAAAACCTCACCAAGGTTCTGAGACATGAAATCATGAACTCAATCACCCCAATTTCCAGTTTAGTGGACTCCTTAAGTACCATATTGGAAGAGGACAGTTATGTGCAAAAAGAAGGTTTTTTGATCAAGAAAGATGGGTATCAAGATATTCAGGAAGGCTTGGACACGATTGCCAACAGAAGTAAGGGCTTGGTGAATTTTGTGAATGCTTATCGGGATTACACCAATATTCCATTGCCTAAAAAGGAACTGGTATCTGTAAAATCGCTCTTCGAGAATGTGCTGATATTGATGAAGGAAGACCTAAAAGGCTCCGATATCAAAATTAAAACAGACATTCAGCCTGATGATTTATCAATATTATGTGACCATGATCAGATTACAATGATCTTGATCAACCTGATGAAAAATGCCAGTGAATCTATCCAAAATCATAAAGAGCGGACGATTTGGCTTTCGGCAATTTCTCAGGGAGATTTGGGAACCATGTTGAGGGTAGAGGATCATGGACCGGGCATAATTCCAGAGGCGCTGGAAAGGATTTTTGTTCCGTTCTATACTACCAAAAAAACCGGTTCGGGAATTGGGTTGGCAATCTCCAGACAAATCATGAACCTACACAGAGGAAGCCTTCAGGTAACTTCTA